The stretch of DNA TCTTGATGGCGGCCATCACGCGGGCGCGGATTTCTTCTTCCATTTCGGGGCGCTCGGAGATGTAGGCGATGGCTTTTTCCTTGCCCTGCCCGATGCGCTCCTCGCCGTAGGAATAGAAGCTGCCCGCCTTCTTGATGATGTCCATGTCGGCAGCGAGGCCCACCAGATCGGCCACCTGGTCAAAGCCCTTGCCGTACACGAGGGCCAATTCCACTTCCTTGAAGGGCGCAGCGACCTTGTTCTTCACGGTCTTGATCTTGACCGTGTTGGCCACGGCGTCGTTGCCGACCTTGATGGGCTGGCCAATCTTACGCACGTCCAGGCGCACCGAGGAATAGAACTTCAGGGCGCGGCCCCCGGTGGTGGTTTCGGGGTTGCCGTACATCACGCCGATCTTTTCGCGAACCTGGTTGATGAAAATGGCGGCGGTTCCGGTCTTGCTCAGAATCGCGGTTAGTTTGCGGAGAGCCTGCGACATCAGGCGGGCCTGCAAACCGGGCAGGCTGTCGCCCATGTCGCCCTCAATTTCGGCGCGGGGCGTCAGGGCGGCCACGGAATCCACGACGACCACGTCAATGGCGCCGCTGCGAACCAGCAGTTCCATGATTTCCAGCGCCTGCTCGCCGTTGTCGGGCTGAGACACCAGCAGTTCGTCGGTGTTCACGCCCAGCGCACGGGCGTACACGGGGTCAAGCGCGTGCTCGGCGTCGATGAAGGCGCAGGTGCCGCCCGCTTTCTGGGCCTGAGCAAGGATGCTGAGGGCCAGCGTGGTCTTGCCGCCCGACTCGGGGCCGTAGATTTCGGTCACGCGGCCACGGGGAATCCCGCCCACGCCGAGCGCCAGGTCAAGGCTCAGGCTGCCCGTGCTGATGGTCTGGATGTCCAGCTTGGTTTCCGCGCCCAGCTTCATGATGCTGCCCTTGCCAAACGTTTTCTCGATCTGGGTCATGGCATTTTCGATGGCCTTGGCGCGCTCTTTGGCGTCGTTGGG from Deinococcus sp. QL22 encodes:
- the recA gene encoding recombinase RecA: MSKDSNKDTVLHLPNDAKERAKAIENAMTQIEKTFGKGSIMKLGAETKLDIQTISTGSLSLDLALGVGGIPRGRVTEIYGPESGGKTTLALSILAQAQKAGGTCAFIDAEHALDPVYARALGVNTDELLVSQPDNGEQALEIMELLVRSGAIDVVVVDSVAALTPRAEIEGDMGDSLPGLQARLMSQALRKLTAILSKTGTAAIFINQVREKIGVMYGNPETTTGGRALKFYSSVRLDVRKIGQPIKVGNDAVANTVKIKTVKNKVAAPFKEVELALVYGKGFDQVADLVGLAADMDIIKKAGSFYSYGEERIGQGKEKAIAYISERPEMEEEIRARVMAAIKNGGVSAPTVATVAAVAE